A single Nostoc sp. PCC 7107 DNA region contains:
- a CDS encoding Calvin cycle protein CP12 — protein sequence MTATYDRLDTANQSEQNGNKTIEQAIFEAIAEARSTCEVNGDGSPNCAVAWDIVEELQAEKSHQQQAKNRKTSLESFCERHPEALECLIYDV from the coding sequence ATGACAGCAACTTATGACAGATTAGACACTGCAAACCAATCTGAGCAAAATGGTAACAAAACCATTGAACAAGCAATTTTTGAAGCGATCGCAGAAGCTCGTTCAACTTGTGAAGTGAACGGCGATGGTTCTCCTAACTGTGCTGTGGCTTGGGATATTGTTGAAGAATTACAAGCTGAAAAATCTCATCAACAGCAAGCAAAAAACCGCAAAACTTCTCTAGAATCTTTCTGCGAAAGACACCCAGAAGCTTTAGAGTGTTTGATCTACGATGTTTAA
- a CDS encoding DUF697 domain-containing protein — protein sequence MRNRNLEETHLNRARASLRQALSWYGYLRKSGQLSFNPELAGLVKPELEVLNATLSKLDSNLIKIAVFGLVSRGKSAVLNALLGEKILQTGPLNGVTQWPRSVRWQPPGGKIIVELIDTPGLDEIAGESRAQMARDVARQADLILFVVSGDITRTEYQGLLDLRQAQKPLILVFNKIDLYPDTDRDAIYQNLQQLGAGHPQGKPLLPDEIVMVAAEPAPLEVRVEWPDGRVSYEWETPPSQIEELQETLLKILNREGRSLLALNALLQAREAEAAIAQKTLDLREQEAEEIIWQFTKYKALAVALNPIAFLDILGGTFADLALIRALARLYGLPMTSYEAGKIFKTILFSSGGLLIGELGSSFVLGLGKSTAAIASGDNPANITGFAGSAIAQAGIAGYGAYAVGKAAQVYLEKGCTWGQLGASTVIQEILAEVDQNTILYRLQQELGMKY from the coding sequence GTGCGTAACCGTAACCTGGAAGAAACTCATTTAAACCGCGCCCGTGCTAGTCTCCGACAAGCGTTATCTTGGTATGGATATCTTCGCAAGTCAGGACAGTTATCATTTAACCCAGAATTGGCGGGTTTGGTAAAGCCAGAATTAGAGGTTTTGAATGCCACACTCAGTAAACTGGACTCTAATTTAATTAAAATAGCTGTCTTTGGTTTGGTGAGTCGGGGAAAATCGGCAGTGTTGAATGCTTTGCTGGGAGAGAAGATTTTGCAAACTGGGCCGTTAAATGGGGTGACTCAATGGCCGCGTTCTGTGAGATGGCAACCACCGGGGGGCAAAATTATCGTAGAGTTAATTGATACTCCAGGATTAGATGAAATTGCTGGGGAATCACGGGCGCAAATGGCGCGAGATGTGGCACGTCAAGCAGATTTGATTTTATTTGTGGTGTCTGGTGATATTACACGAACTGAATATCAAGGATTGCTAGATTTACGCCAGGCGCAAAAACCACTGATTTTGGTATTTAACAAAATCGATCTTTACCCAGATACAGATAGAGACGCAATTTATCAAAATTTACAACAACTGGGTGCCGGACATCCCCAAGGTAAGCCTTTGTTACCCGATGAAATTGTGATGGTGGCGGCGGAACCTGCACCGCTGGAAGTGCGTGTAGAATGGCCGGATGGGCGTGTAAGTTATGAATGGGAAACACCACCATCGCAAATTGAAGAACTTCAGGAAACTCTGTTGAAGATTCTCAATCGGGAAGGCCGATCGCTTTTGGCTTTAAATGCACTGCTACAAGCACGGGAAGCAGAAGCCGCGATCGCGCAAAAAACTCTTGATTTACGCGAACAAGAAGCAGAAGAGATTATCTGGCAATTTACTAAATATAAGGCTTTAGCTGTAGCGCTCAACCCCATTGCTTTTTTAGATATTCTCGGCGGAACTTTTGCTGATTTAGCTTTGATTCGGGCTTTGGCGCGGTTGTATGGTTTACCGATGACTAGCTATGAGGCGGGGAAGATTTTTAAAACTATTTTGTTCAGTTCTGGCGGTTTATTAATTGGCGAATTAGGCAGTAGTTTTGTCTTAGGATTAGGTAAAAGTACTGCGGCGATCGCTAGTGGTGATAACCCAGCTAATATTACTGGTTTTGCTGGTAGTGCGATCGCTCAAGCGGGAATTGCGGGTTATGGTGCTTATGCTGTGGGTAAAGCGGCTCAAGTTTATTTAGAAAAAGGCTGCACTTGGGGACAGTTAGGCGCTAGTACTGTCATTCAAGAAATTCTCGCAGAAGTTGACCAAAATACAATTCTGTATCGTTTACAACAAGAATTAGGCATGAAATATTGA
- a CDS encoding ATP-binding protein — protein MTPDQFLTFAQVLPEPMLILTSTGEILAVNQAATKLFSKTSKALVGQHLSEFITDSPEKVTDYLKACAQCRQMMLGAFTIHQSAGEGIVCRSQGAVIQPRSHHSPAIILLRLEKREKNEFVVLNQKIHALSKEIQQRQRIQGELAQANEILKHTLLKLQNALEAVQTEKMSGLGQLVAGIAHEINNPISFIHGNLSYASEYYDYLLKLIDLYQQEYPHPSRVIQESIAALELDFIKEDIKKLLCSMQMGSRRIAEIVKSLRNFSRLDEATFKLVDIHEGLEATLMILQSRLNPNADHCGIEVIKEYDELPLVYCSPGQLNQVFMNILNNAIDALEEAEKLRSLAAGHSPSLESTQNHHSRIWIRTEKLSDRFVTIRIKDNGNGIPSQIHHQIFNPFFTTKPIGQGTGLGLSISYQIIDGHNGRINMISDPAWGTEFSIELPIVEESDLEY, from the coding sequence ATGACACCTGATCAATTTTTAACTTTTGCCCAGGTTTTGCCAGAACCTATGCTGATTCTAACTAGCACAGGTGAAATTTTGGCAGTCAATCAAGCTGCTACTAAATTGTTTAGTAAAACTAGTAAAGCACTGGTTGGTCAGCATTTGAGTGAGTTTATCACCGATTCGCCAGAGAAAGTAACTGACTATCTTAAAGCTTGCGCCCAATGTCGTCAAATGATGTTGGGCGCTTTTACTATCCACCAATCCGCAGGGGAGGGGATTGTTTGCCGTAGTCAAGGTGCAGTCATCCAACCGCGATCGCATCATAGCCCAGCGATAATTTTACTCCGGTTAGAAAAGCGCGAGAAAAATGAATTTGTTGTGCTGAACCAAAAAATTCATGCGCTAAGTAAGGAAATTCAACAGCGCCAACGCATTCAGGGAGAACTGGCGCAAGCGAATGAAATCTTAAAACACACTCTCCTGAAACTGCAAAATGCCCTTGAGGCTGTGCAAACAGAAAAGATGTCTGGGTTAGGACAGTTAGTTGCAGGTATCGCCCATGAAATTAATAATCCAATTAGCTTTATTCATGGGAATCTGAGTTACGCCAGTGAATATTATGATTATTTACTCAAACTAATTGACCTCTATCAGCAAGAATATCCTCATCCCAGTCGAGTCATTCAGGAGTCAATTGCAGCCCTGGAACTTGATTTTATCAAAGAAGATATCAAAAAATTGCTCTGTTCAATGCAGATGGGTTCCCGGCGAATTGCAGAGATTGTGAAATCTTTGCGAAACTTCTCACGGTTAGACGAAGCAACATTCAAACTAGTGGATATTCATGAGGGTTTAGAGGCTACATTGATGATTTTACAAAGTCGCCTCAACCCTAACGCTGATCATTGTGGGATTGAAGTGATTAAAGAATATGATGAATTGCCTTTGGTTTATTGTTCTCCTGGGCAACTCAATCAAGTATTTATGAATATCTTGAATAATGCGATTGATGCTTTAGAAGAAGCGGAAAAATTGCGATCGCTTGCAGCGGGGCATAGCCCATCGCTAGAATCAACCCAAAATCATCATAGTCGCATCTGGATTCGGACAGAGAAATTAAGCGATCGCTTCGTTACTATTCGCATCAAGGATAACGGTAACGGCATACCCTCCCAAATTCATCATCAAATATTTAATCCTTTCTTTACTACTAAGCCCATCGGTCAAGGTACAGGATTAGGCTTGTCGATTAGTTACCAAATTATTGACGGCCATAATGGGCGAATTAATATGATATCTGATCCAGCTTGGGGAACAGAATTCAGCATCGAGTTGCCGATTGTGGAAGAATCAGACCTAGAGTACTAA
- a CDS encoding methanogen output domain 1-containing protein: MIQTSLLNDEITSLELPIERDQFLRTIIRELAGTLQDVVGIEEAAGFLNVVGYRTGQYVNEIYHNGLQLSNLSREQVTAVLVDWKRRIQGDFYVIEESDEKIVLGNRRCPFAEQVEGREAMCVMTSNIFGAIAADNLGYARVELKDTIARGAKECTVIIHLKPSAEVEEFAGQEYFKV; this comes from the coding sequence ATGATTCAAACATCTTTGCTCAATGACGAGATAACATCTTTAGAATTACCGATAGAACGTGATCAGTTTCTGCGGACTATCATTCGAGAATTGGCGGGAACTTTACAAGATGTGGTTGGTATTGAAGAAGCAGCAGGATTTTTGAATGTAGTTGGTTATCGAACTGGTCAGTATGTCAACGAGATATATCATAACGGCTTGCAACTATCCAATCTTTCGCGTGAGCAGGTTACAGCAGTGCTTGTAGATTGGAAACGCCGGATTCAAGGAGACTTTTATGTAATTGAAGAAAGTGACGAGAAAATAGTTTTAGGCAATCGCAGATGTCCCTTTGCGGAACAGGTAGAAGGGCGCGAAGCTATGTGTGTGATGACATCAAATATATTTGGTGCGATCGCAGCGGATAATCTCGGTTATGCAAGAGTCGAGTTAAAAGACACAATCGCTAGAGGTGCAAAGGAATGCACAGTGATTATTCATCTCAAACCAAGTGCAGAAGTAGAGGAGTTTGCTGGACAAGAATACTTTAAAGTCTAG
- a CDS encoding HD domain-containing protein has translation MNIQNWSQESYIRAYKFAAIAHQNQKMPGSELPYIMHLSFVSMEIIAALSVETVADADLAVQCAILHDTIEDTDTTFEQIKAEFGEAVAQGVLALTKDNSLAKHLQMDDSLTRIKQQLPEVWMVKLADRITNLQAPPHYWNQEKIVKYREEAMQIYAALKDASPFLAARLASKIEAYKAFINSENVETS, from the coding sequence ATGAATATCCAAAACTGGTCACAAGAAAGTTATATAAGGGCTTATAAATTTGCGGCGATCGCCCATCAAAATCAGAAGATGCCAGGTTCAGAACTGCCTTATATCATGCACCTGAGTTTTGTGAGTATGGAAATAATTGCAGCTTTAAGCGTGGAAACCGTGGCTGACGCTGATTTGGCAGTTCAATGTGCAATTTTGCATGACACAATCGAAGACACTGATACAACTTTTGAGCAAATTAAAGCTGAGTTTGGTGAAGCAGTCGCCCAAGGTGTACTGGCATTAACTAAAGATAATAGTTTGGCAAAACATCTGCAAATGGATGATAGTTTAACCAGGATAAAACAACAGCTGCCAGAAGTCTGGATGGTAAAGTTGGCAGATAGAATCACGAATCTCCAAGCACCACCACATTACTGGAATCAAGAAAAAATTGTCAAATACAGAGAAGAAGCTATGCAGATTTATGCAGCTTTGAAAGATGCAAGTCCGTTTTTGGCGGCACGGTTGGCTAGTAAAATTGAAGCCTACAAGGCATTTATAAATTCCGAGAATGTTGAAACCAGTTGA
- a CDS encoding choice-of-anchor A family protein, with protein MSKRHKTTFALIPLSLATVTIASLIEPAMAVNLGVAQDYNVFVFGDMNQSSDSEGRVAVGGNATFSNFGIADRLANSNGTDTRLIVGGDLTYNGGQVFGGNAVVGGSVKTSVNFNCSSNCGVSSGTPLNFETARQELTYLSESLGGLSSTGNTEYKWGGIYLQGNNSDLNIFTIDGSQFSNSTYLNIAGVGSNSTVIFNILGNSVNISNFGLNFNGLNKQNILFNFVDATQVKTTGFSFYGSVLATKANVQFNNGNVEGTLVASSLSGSGEFHNTQFAGNLPSVPKPQPETPETPTTPTPETPETPVTPTNPTPETPVTPTNATPETPVTPTTPTPETPVTPTEPNPEPPVSTTVPEPSTVMGLLFVVGLFGFSRRNRLFAKSAITGEKI; from the coding sequence ATGTCGAAAAGACACAAAACAACATTTGCATTGATTCCTCTGTCTCTAGCAACAGTTACCATAGCGAGTTTAATAGAACCAGCTATGGCTGTTAATTTGGGAGTCGCGCAAGATTATAATGTCTTCGTGTTCGGAGACATGAATCAAAGTTCTGATTCTGAAGGCCGTGTAGCTGTTGGTGGTAATGCTACATTCAGCAATTTTGGTATTGCTGACCGTCTAGCTAATTCTAATGGTACAGATACTAGATTGATTGTAGGTGGAGATTTAACCTACAACGGTGGTCAAGTTTTTGGTGGTAATGCGGTTGTCGGTGGTAGTGTTAAAACTTCTGTGAATTTTAACTGTTCTTCAAACTGTGGTGTTAGTTCAGGTACACCGCTTAATTTTGAGACAGCCCGTCAAGAATTAACTTATCTTTCTGAATCTTTAGGTGGTTTAAGTTCTACAGGTAATACAGAGTATAAATGGGGTGGAATTTATCTCCAGGGTAACAATAGTGATTTAAATATTTTTACTATTGATGGTTCACAGTTTTCTAACAGTACTTATCTGAATATTGCTGGAGTAGGTAGTAATTCTACAGTAATTTTTAATATTTTAGGTAATAGCGTCAACATTAGTAACTTTGGACTCAATTTTAATGGTCTCAATAAGCAAAATATTTTGTTTAACTTTGTTGATGCAACTCAAGTCAAAACAACTGGTTTCTCGTTCTACGGTAGTGTACTTGCAACCAAAGCTAATGTCCAATTTAATAACGGGAATGTAGAAGGAACTTTAGTTGCTTCTTCTTTATCTGGTAGTGGTGAGTTTCATAATACTCAGTTTGCTGGTAACTTACCCAGCGTACCCAAGCCACAGCCTGAAACACCTGAAACTCCAACTACCCCTACTCCCGAAACACCTGAAACACCTGTAACTCCAACTAATCCTACTCCGGAAACACCTGTAACTCCAACTAATGCCACTCCTGAAACACCTGTAACTCCAACTACCCCTACTCCGGAAACACCTGTAACTCCAACTGAGCCAAATCCAGAACCGCCTGTTTCAACTACAGTACCAGAACCAAGTACTGTGATGGGGCTACTTTTTGTAGTTGGTTTATTTGGTTTTTCTCGCCGTAATCGATTATTTGCTAAGTCAGCCATTACTGGGGAGAAAATTTAG
- a CDS encoding VWA domain-containing protein gives MKTAERDLRLEMLNSLLTTPHRKLEQVAEIHQLIIELDPIFYGHLAVWYQRHGDVRDHKEVFVAHLLTSNLTEHRDAGFVMLQDFPPYEVARIVDFMKQQQNKLPRSARTAVRRYLKARESNPALFDRAALRGRKAMKHLYASLHIKPNERANAILFRDTPPEGSLANVLKQLAKAGSTAEQARLIVEFKIPYTIAIGAIKQLTPVVLVALINSMTPQEVINNLKSLQARGAMDHPEVKKLIDSKLEDASKSGRVAAFKAQIAVDNADFDADTVARLEKVTNEQVKRRGTIARPTALLVDKSGSMENAIALGKQLAALISGITQAELFVYAFDTIPYAVTAKGKELTDWERAFQHINAGGGTSIGSALEAMRKKKQVVDQIILVTDEGENAAPYFGEVYKTYCREFAVIPNVVIIRVGGHYNWVETQLKQQQVPVETFTFAGDYYSLPNLVPLLTRPSRLDLLMEILDMPLPVRDDK, from the coding sequence ATGAAAACCGCAGAACGTGATCTGCGCTTGGAAATGCTCAACAGTTTGCTGACAACCCCTCACCGCAAACTTGAGCAAGTAGCAGAAATTCATCAGTTAATTATTGAACTCGACCCCATATTCTACGGACATTTGGCAGTTTGGTATCAGCGTCATGGAGATGTGCGAGACCACAAGGAAGTGTTTGTAGCTCACTTGCTAACCAGCAATTTGACTGAACACAGAGATGCTGGATTTGTGATGCTGCAAGACTTTCCTCCTTATGAAGTGGCTCGGATAGTAGACTTCATGAAGCAGCAGCAAAATAAACTACCGCGTTCGGCTCGGACTGCGGTGCGGCGTTATCTGAAAGCGCGGGAAAGTAATCCAGCTTTATTTGATCGCGCGGCGCTGCGAGGACGTAAGGCTATGAAGCACTTGTATGCGTCTCTGCATATCAAGCCGAATGAACGAGCAAACGCGATTTTGTTCCGTGATACACCGCCAGAGGGTTCTTTAGCAAATGTGCTGAAGCAACTTGCTAAGGCTGGAAGTACCGCCGAACAAGCAAGGTTGATTGTGGAATTTAAAATTCCGTATACTATTGCGATCGGTGCAATCAAACAACTCACACCAGTTGTTTTGGTGGCGTTAATCAACAGTATGACTCCCCAAGAAGTGATCAATAACCTCAAGTCACTCCAGGCGAGAGGTGCAATGGATCATCCAGAAGTCAAAAAGTTGATTGATTCTAAGCTGGAAGACGCATCTAAAAGTGGGCGTGTGGCTGCATTCAAGGCGCAAATTGCCGTAGATAACGCAGATTTCGACGCAGATACTGTTGCACGGCTGGAAAAAGTCACCAACGAACAGGTAAAACGCCGGGGTACGATCGCTCGTCCAACCGCCTTACTGGTGGATAAATCCGGCTCAATGGAAAATGCGATCGCTCTTGGTAAGCAACTTGCTGCTCTTATTTCTGGTATCACCCAAGCAGAATTGTTTGTCTACGCCTTCGATACCATTCCTTATGCTGTTACCGCCAAAGGCAAAGAGTTAACCGATTGGGAACGTGCTTTTCAGCACATCAATGCAGGTGGTGGTACTAGTATCGGCTCTGCGTTGGAAGCAATGCGGAAGAAAAAGCAGGTAGTTGACCAGATTATTTTGGTGACAGATGAAGGGGAAAATGCGGCTCCTTACTTCGGTGAAGTCTACAAGACTTACTGTCGGGAGTTTGCGGTAATACCTAATGTGGTGATTATCCGTGTAGGTGGTCATTACAACTGGGTAGAAACTCAACTGAAGCAGCAGCAAGTACCTGTAGAAACTTTTACCTTTGCTGGTGACTACTACAGCTTACCGAACCTCGTCCCACTCCTGACGCGTCCTTCTCGTCTAGATTTGCTGATGGAAATTCTAGATATGCCGTTGCCTGTGCGTGATGATAAGTGA
- a CDS encoding DUF4351 domain-containing protein — translation MAEYDNLCKILAEQYPFDFARWLLNQEPQKIEILKTELSIEPIRADSVTFLQTENRILHLEFQTSVKSQKPIALRMLDYYVRLTRKYQVPITQVVIFLQETSDEIAFTEEFVSEVTTHRYRVIRMWEQDSALFLSNLALLPLAPLTLTNSPQTLLSQVAEEIAKISDIETRQNTTAYTEILAGLKFQKDFIRQLLREDVMQESVIYQDILQKGEKKEALKYTLRLINRRFGQINSVILERVQGLSTEQLESLGEDFLDFANVSDLIAWLEQNTNS, via the coding sequence ATGGCAGAATATGATAACCTGTGCAAAATACTCGCAGAACAATATCCCTTTGATTTTGCGCGTTGGCTATTAAATCAAGAACCGCAAAAAATTGAAATTTTAAAAACTGAATTAAGCATCGAACCCATACGCGCAGACTCAGTAACATTCTTACAAACAGAAAATCGCATCCTGCATCTGGAATTTCAAACTAGTGTCAAATCGCAAAAACCAATTGCGCTGAGGATGCTAGATTATTACGTGAGATTAACACGTAAATATCAAGTTCCCATCACACAAGTAGTGATTTTCTTGCAAGAGACAAGTGACGAAATTGCTTTTACGGAGGAATTTGTCAGCGAAGTCACAACCCACCGTTATCGAGTTATCAGAATGTGGGAGCAAGATTCAGCACTATTTCTTAGCAATCTCGCGTTATTACCTTTAGCGCCGTTAACCCTCACAAATTCACCGCAAACCTTATTATCCCAGGTTGCCGAGGAAATTGCTAAAATTTCAGATATCGAGACTAGACAAAATACCACCGCTTACACAGAAATTTTAGCCGGGTTAAAGTTTCAAAAGGATTTTATTCGTCAATTATTGCGGGAGGATGTTATGCAAGAGTCAGTAATTTATCAAGATATTTTGCAGAAAGGAGAAAAAAAGGAAGCTTTGAAATATACTTTACGTCTTATTAATAGACGGTTTGGTCAGATAAATTCTGTCATACTTGAACGTGTCCAAGGATTATCTACTGAACAGTTGGAAAGTTTAGGAGAAGATTTTTTAGACTTTGCAAATGTATCTGATTTAATTGCTTGGCTTGAGCAAAACACAAATAGTTAA
- a CDS encoding ThiF family adenylyltransferase, with the protein MSIFFHEQLYRSNAVMTKLKNYPVTICGAGALGANIAENLARSGFDQLTVIDRDRIEERNLSTQPYYRADVGAFKAKILANNLYRAIGTKVDAKTKELTSANTPQLLKNSQLIIDVFDNSIARQAVKDYADQFQIPCIHAGLAADYAEIIWNDGYRVPSDVNDDVCDYPLARNLVMLTVAVTCEAIVSFIATAQQRNFTITLKDLTVKLLYF; encoded by the coding sequence ATGAGTATTTTTTTCCACGAACAGCTTTATCGCAGCAATGCTGTCATGACAAAGCTCAAGAATTATCCTGTAACAATTTGCGGCGCAGGTGCATTAGGCGCTAACATTGCTGAGAACTTAGCTCGGTCTGGGTTTGATCAACTGACGGTGATTGATCGCGATCGCATTGAAGAACGTAACCTTTCGACTCAGCCTTACTACCGTGCTGATGTGGGCGCATTTAAAGCAAAAATCTTGGCGAACAATTTATACCGCGCAATTGGGACTAAAGTTGATGCGAAAACAAAGGAGTTGACATCAGCAAATACTCCTCAACTACTCAAAAATAGCCAGCTAATTATCGATGTCTTTGACAACAGCATCGCACGTCAAGCAGTGAAAGATTACGCTGATCAATTTCAGATTCCTTGTATTCACGCTGGGTTAGCCGCTGATTATGCAGAAATTATTTGGAATGACGGTTATCGCGTCCCTTCTGATGTGAATGATGATGTCTGCGACTATCCACTGGCGCGAAACTTGGTGATGTTAACTGTGGCTGTTACTTGTGAGGCCATCGTTTCATTTATTGCTACAGCACAACAGCGTAACTTCACGATCACTTTGAAGGATTTAACTGTTAAACTGCTGTATTTTTGA
- a CDS encoding iron uptake porin, translating into MHKQLQYLLAIPAVCSTVISISTITFAEEASTTLENKNQSLVVVNPGKILENLHQEQVMAQVTSVSQLSDVQPTDWAFQALQSLVERYGCIAGYPNSTYRGNRALTRYEFAAGLNACLDRVNELLATATADLVTKEDLAKLQKLQEEFGAELATLRGRVDALEARTSELEANQFSTTTKLSGTAIFAPISFFAGDRANGNNLDRGTSFGDRIRLDFNTSFTGKDLLRTRLQATNLDALSASTLTPEGDLRFVDNENFGSGNNNEVAIDALLYSFPLGEKTTVILEANAGAADDFTNTVNPFFDGDGDFGALSNFGTRNPIYYPVAGAGIGLRHQFNDALELSLGYLASSPDNPTSGNGLFNGAYGAMGQLTVQPTKGLTLGFTYVNSYNADLTAGSNRANLRTSLAANPAVTDALGDELNLPISSNSYGFQASFQLSPKFVLGGWVGYTNTRTLAAVDTNNGTIPRGELDIWNYAVTLAFPDLGKEGSVGGIIVGMEPKVTGASTGLRNTIGTDPDTSLHIEGFYQYKLSDNISITPGVIWLTAPDHNNDNDDIVIGTIRTTFTF; encoded by the coding sequence ATGCACAAACAATTGCAGTATTTGCTGGCTATTCCTGCGGTTTGCAGCACTGTAATATCCATCAGTACTATTACATTTGCAGAGGAAGCATCGACCACATTAGAAAATAAAAATCAGTCATTAGTTGTTGTGAATCCAGGTAAAATACTTGAGAATCTTCATCAAGAACAGGTAATGGCACAAGTGACCTCTGTGTCTCAATTATCGGATGTACAACCTACAGATTGGGCATTCCAAGCATTGCAATCACTAGTAGAGCGTTATGGTTGTATTGCGGGTTATCCAAATAGTACATATCGTGGTAATCGCGCACTCACACGTTATGAGTTTGCGGCGGGTTTAAATGCTTGTTTAGATAGAGTCAACGAACTACTAGCTACCGCCACAGCAGATTTAGTCACCAAAGAAGATTTAGCCAAATTACAAAAACTCCAAGAAGAATTTGGCGCAGAACTAGCCACATTACGGGGTCGTGTCGATGCTTTAGAAGCCCGCACCAGTGAGTTAGAAGCTAATCAGTTTTCCACCACAACCAAACTCAGTGGTACTGCTATTTTTGCACCAATCAGCTTTTTTGCAGGCGATCGCGCCAATGGTAATAATCTTGATAGAGGAACTTCGTTTGGTGATAGAATCCGCCTTGATTTCAACACCAGTTTTACTGGTAAAGACCTGTTAAGAACTCGACTGCAAGCTACCAACCTAGATGCGTTGTCCGCTTCCACCCTCACACCAGAAGGGGATTTGCGCTTTGTAGATAATGAAAATTTCGGTTCTGGTAATAATAATGAGGTGGCTATAGATGCACTGTTGTATAGCTTTCCTCTAGGCGAAAAAACCACAGTTATCCTAGAAGCCAACGCTGGTGCAGCCGATGATTTTACCAACACCGTAAACCCATTTTTTGACGGTGATGGTGATTTTGGTGCATTGTCTAACTTTGGTACACGTAACCCAATTTATTATCCTGTTGCTGGTGCGGGAATTGGTCTGAGACACCAGTTCAACGACGCATTGGAATTAAGTTTAGGTTATCTAGCCAGCAGCCCTGATAATCCTACCTCTGGAAATGGTTTATTTAATGGTGCTTATGGTGCTATGGGACAGTTAACAGTCCAACCGACTAAAGGTTTGACCCTCGGCTTTACCTACGTTAATTCCTATAATGCTGACTTGACTGCTGGTAGCAACCGTGCTAACTTACGCACTTCCTTGGCCGCTAATCCTGCTGTGACTGATGCTTTAGGAGACGAACTAAATCTACCAATTTCCAGTAACTCCTACGGTTTCCAAGCATCCTTCCAACTTAGTCCAAAATTCGTGCTTGGTGGTTGGGTTGGCTATACCAACACGCGTACCTTAGCAGCAGTTGACACAAATAATGGTACTATTCCTCGTGGTGAATTGGACATTTGGAACTATGCAGTCACACTCGCCTTCCCCGATTTAGGTAAAGAAGGTAGTGTTGGTGGCATTATTGTGGGGATGGAACCAAAAGTCACAGGTGCTAGTACTGGTTTAAGAAATACTATTGGTACAGATCCTGATACTTCACTGCATATAGAAGGTTTCTACCAATATAAACTGAGCGATAACATCAGCATCACTCCAGGAGTCATCTGGTTAACTGCACCAGACCATAATAACGACAACGATGACATTGTGATTGGGACAATCCGAACCACATTCACCTTCTAA